Proteins encoded in a region of the Oenanthe melanoleuca isolate GR-GAL-2019-014 chromosome 27, OMel1.0, whole genome shotgun sequence genome:
- the LOC130264236 gene encoding uncharacterized protein LOC130264236, which translates to MPGATMSLQKCHIQGHVLGHCQVPPLCRSATSRISAKCHHVPSPAVPHPVLALGHCQVPPRPPLAVPHPGSHPGTLPGATTLQKCHIQVTSKCHHVPSPAVPHPGSLPSATTSSLSRATSRVTSLDTARCHHVLSPEVPQVPPCPFPSSATPSAGSWGTARCHHILPWQCHIQGHVLGHCQVPPLCRSATPRVTSKCHHVLLQQCHTQRWLLDTARCHHSAEVPHPGYFQVSPCPFSRSATSRVTSLGTARCHHVPSPAVPHPGSRPWALPGATTSSPADLGGLWCLGGPHAPGRICWNWLWHR; encoded by the exons GTGCCACCATGTCCCTGCagaagtgccacatccagggtCACgtccttgggcactgccaggtgcCACCACTCTGCAGAAGTGCCACATCAAGGATCTCTGCCAAGTGCCACCATGTCCCttctccagcagtgccacacCCAGTGCTGGCTCTTGGACATTGCCAGGTGCCACCACGTcctcccctggcagtgccacaccCAGGGTCACAtccagggacactgccaggtGCCACCACTCTGCAGAAGTGTCACATTCAGGTTACTTCCAAGTGTCACCATGTCCCttctccagcagtgccacatccagggtCACTGCCAAGTGCCACCACATCATCCCTCAGCAGGGCCACATCCAGGGTCACatccttggacactgccaggtGCCACCATGTCCTTTCTCCAGAAGTGCCACAGGTGCCACCAtgtcccttccccagcagtgccacaccCAGTGCTGGCTCTtggggcactgccaggtgcCACCACATcctcccctggcagtgccacatccagggtCACGTCCTTGGACACTGTCAAGTGCCACCACTCTGCAGAAGTGCCACACCCAGGGTTACTTCCAAGTGCCACCACGTCCttctccagcagtgccacacCCAGCGCTGGCTCTTGGACACTGCCAGGTGCCACCACTCTGCagaagtgccacatccaggttACTTCCAAGTGTCACCATGTCCCTTCTCCagaagtgccacatccagagtCACatccttgggcactgccag GTGCCACCATGTCCCttctccagcagtgccacatccagggtCACgtccttgggcactgccaggtgcCACCACGTCCTCCCCCGCGGATCTGGGGGGTCTCTGGTGCCTCGGGGGTCCCCACGCTCCCGGCAGGATCTGCTGGAATTGGCTCTGGCACAGGTGA